The following proteins are encoded in a genomic region of Neisseria perflava:
- a CDS encoding ABC transporter ATP-binding protein, producing MSSTNHVELRNVTKQFGSQKAVNQVDLVLKAGESVGMAGHNGAGKSTIMKLILGLITPTEGEVMLLGEPTGSKAGAQRRSQIGYLPETVALHPSLTGIETMDFYAKLKKQPLSKNRELLERVGISQAARRRVGTYSKGMRQRLALAQALLGEPKVLLFDEPTTGLDPASRQMFYEVVRELNGRGATVLLSTHALAELDGHADRIIVMKNGVKVADGSMDELHVQSGLPLTVNVRLKEARPLSERWHPLSDGLSYKAQCKAEERMGLLSELGDLGSLAYIDIHTPTLDDMYAQFLKREDV from the coding sequence ATGAGCAGTACCAACCACGTTGAATTAAGAAACGTGACCAAGCAGTTTGGCAGCCAAAAGGCCGTCAACCAAGTCGATCTGGTTCTCAAGGCTGGCGAGAGCGTCGGCATGGCAGGACACAACGGTGCAGGCAAATCTACCATTATGAAGCTGATACTCGGCCTGATTACGCCGACCGAGGGCGAAGTGATGCTTTTGGGAGAGCCGACCGGCAGTAAAGCAGGGGCGCAGCGTCGCAGCCAAATCGGTTACCTGCCTGAAACGGTTGCATTGCACCCTTCATTGACCGGTATCGAAACCATGGATTTCTATGCCAAACTAAAAAAACAGCCCCTGAGTAAAAACCGCGAATTGCTCGAGCGTGTCGGCATTTCCCAGGCCGCACGCCGCCGTGTCGGCACTTACTCTAAAGGTATGCGTCAACGCCTCGCTTTGGCACAAGCCTTGTTGGGCGAGCCTAAAGTTTTATTGTTTGACGAGCCAACTACCGGCCTTGATCCGGCTTCACGTCAAATGTTTTACGAAGTTGTGCGCGAACTCAATGGGCGCGGCGCAACCGTATTGCTCAGCACCCATGCACTGGCCGAGCTTGACGGCCACGCCGACCGCATCATCGTTATGAAAAACGGCGTGAAAGTTGCTGACGGCAGCATGGATGAGTTGCATGTTCAAAGCGGTCTACCGCTGACCGTCAACGTCCGCTTGAAAGAAGCGCGCCCGTTGAGCGAGCGTTGGCATCCGCTTTCAGACGGCCTGTCGTATAAAGCGCAATGTAAAGCCGAAGAGCGTATGGGACTTTTGAGCGAATTGGGTGATTTGGGCAGTCTTGCCTACATCGATATCCACACGCCAACACTTGATGATATGTACGCGCAATTCTTGAAGAGGGAAGACGTATGA
- a CDS encoding nitrous oxide reductase family maturation protein NosD, translating to MTHTQIHRSKWQRAALVLLLGSMVQTAFAAVINVSTQDNLNDALARAQAGDTLKLASGTYKTKLYIDKPITIEGPADRSAKIVGDRSGRTVAVHAPDVTLRNLTVSHSGMSLPAMDAGIYLEETATRALVEHNNIIDNSVGVYIHGAAESMVRENKIIGDANLRVNERGNGVTVWNAPGAQVVDNDISKGRDGIFSNTSTHNTYKGNRFSDLRFAVHYMYTNDSEVSNNISVGNNMGYVLMFSERLKVYGNIAVGSRDQGIMLNYVNYSEIHDNVINKAGKCVFAYNANYNKIFDNHFENCQIGIHFTAAIEGTSLFNNSFINNESQVKYVSTRFLDWGEGGRGNYWSDNSAFDLDGDGFGDSAYRPNGIIDQIIWRAPVARLLMNSPAISIVKWAQSQFPAILPGGVIDSKPLMNPVRNKTTTKYEAMKDELLHEAKTHQSEWGNAENGALTGGNANM from the coding sequence ATGACGCACACACAAATCCATCGTTCCAAATGGCAACGTGCCGCACTCGTATTGCTGCTTGGCAGCATGGTTCAGACGGCCTTTGCCGCAGTCATCAACGTATCCACACAAGACAATCTCAATGATGCTTTGGCGCGCGCCCAAGCCGGCGATACGCTCAAGCTTGCCTCCGGTACATACAAAACCAAACTCTATATCGACAAACCCATTACCATCGAAGGCCCTGCCGACCGTTCCGCCAAGATTGTCGGCGACCGGAGCGGGAGGACGGTTGCCGTTCATGCGCCTGATGTAACTTTGCGCAATCTGACTGTTTCCCATTCCGGTATGAGTTTGCCGGCAATGGATGCCGGTATCTATTTAGAAGAGACGGCAACGCGCGCGCTGGTGGAGCATAACAACATCATTGACAATTCCGTCGGCGTGTATATTCACGGTGCGGCAGAATCCATGGTGCGGGAAAATAAAATCATCGGCGATGCAAACCTGCGCGTCAACGAACGCGGCAACGGCGTAACCGTCTGGAATGCGCCCGGTGCGCAAGTGGTCGATAACGATATTTCCAAAGGCCGTGACGGTATTTTTTCAAATACCAGTACTCATAATACCTACAAAGGCAACCGCTTTAGCGACTTGCGCTTTGCCGTCCATTATATGTACACCAATGACAGCGAAGTCAGCAACAATATCTCCGTCGGCAACAATATGGGTTATGTGCTGATGTTTTCCGAACGCCTGAAAGTGTATGGCAACATTGCCGTTGGCAGCCGCGACCAAGGCATTATGCTCAACTACGTCAATTATTCCGAAATTCACGATAATGTGATCAACAAGGCAGGCAAATGCGTGTTTGCCTACAATGCCAACTACAATAAAATTTTCGACAACCATTTTGAAAACTGTCAAATCGGTATTCACTTTACCGCGGCCATTGAAGGCACAAGCCTGTTCAATAATTCGTTTATCAACAACGAAAGCCAAGTCAAATACGTCAGCACCCGTTTCCTTGATTGGGGCGAGGGTGGTCGCGGCAACTATTGGAGCGATAACAGCGCCTTTGACCTTGACGGCGACGGCTTCGGCGACAGTGCCTACCGTCCCAATGGGATTATCGACCAAATCATCTGGCGCGCACCCGTCGCCCGGTTATTGATGAACAGCCCTGCCATCAGCATTGTCAAATGGGCGCAATCTCAATTTCCCGCCATCCTGCCCGGCGGCGTAATTGACAGCAAGCCTTTGATGAACCCTGTCCGCAATAAAACGACAACCAAATACGAAGCCATGAAGGACGAATTGCTGCATGAAGCAAAAACGCACCAATCCGAATGGGGTAATGCCGAAAACGGTGCGTTGACAGGCGGAAATGCCAATATGTAA
- a CDS encoding MetQ/NlpA family ABC transporter substrate-binding protein, whose amino-acid sequence MKTNTFFKTLSAAALAIVLAACGGQKDSTPAASATSSADNGTEKKEIVFGTTVGDFGDMVKDQIQPALEKKGYKVKLIEFTDYVRPNLALAEGELDINIFQHKPYLDDFKKEHKLDIVEAFQVPTAPLGLYPGKLKSLDEVKDGVSVSAPNDPSNFARALVMLNELGWIKLKADVDPLTASKNDIAENPKNIQIVELEAAQLPRSRADVDFAVVNGNYAMSSGMKLTEALFQEPSFAYVNWSAVRTADKDSQWLKDVTEAYNSDEFKAYSQKRFAGYKYPAAWGENAAASAQAEAASTASATK is encoded by the coding sequence ATGAAAACCAACACATTCTTCAAAACCCTTTCAGCCGCTGCGCTGGCCATCGTACTGGCTGCCTGCGGCGGTCAAAAAGACAGTACGCCTGCTGCTTCTGCCACATCTTCTGCCGACAACGGTACAGAGAAAAAAGAAATCGTCTTCGGTACAACCGTCGGCGATTTCGGCGATATGGTAAAAGACCAAATCCAACCGGCTTTGGAGAAAAAAGGCTATAAAGTCAAACTGATCGAGTTCACCGACTATGTACGCCCCAACCTTGCTTTGGCTGAAGGCGAGTTGGACATCAACATCTTCCAACACAAACCTTATCTGGATGACTTCAAAAAGGAACACAAGTTGGACATCGTTGAAGCCTTCCAAGTACCGACCGCACCTTTGGGCCTGTATCCTGGCAAATTGAAATCTTTGGACGAAGTGAAAGACGGCGTCAGCGTTTCTGCACCTAACGACCCATCTAACTTTGCCCGTGCATTGGTTATGTTGAACGAATTGGGCTGGATTAAACTGAAAGCCGACGTTGATCCGCTGACTGCTTCTAAAAACGATATTGCCGAGAATCCTAAAAACATCCAAATCGTAGAACTCGAAGCCGCCCAACTGCCGCGCAGCCGTGCCGACGTTGACTTTGCCGTCGTTAACGGCAACTACGCCATGAGCAGCGGCATGAAACTGACTGAAGCCCTGTTCCAAGAGCCAAGCTTTGCCTACGTTAACTGGTCTGCCGTCCGCACTGCCGACAAAGACAGCCAATGGCTGAAAGATGTAACCGAAGCCTACAACTCTGACGAGTTCAAAGCTTACTCACAAAAACGCTTTGCCGGTTACAAATATCCTGCTGCATGGGGTGAAAACGCAGCTGCAAGCGCTCAAGCCGAAGCTGCTTCTACTGCTTCTGCAACCAAATAA
- a CDS encoding methionine ABC transporter permease yields MADLTFESAVATIVSMKGEIIQALGETFIMVGLSTTFAVIFGTVLGVLLFVTSSHQLHYNKQLNLFLDNLVNLMRAFPFVILMIAMIPVTRAIIGTTIGPVAASLVLSVSGLFYFARLVEQNLREVPRGVIEAASAMGASPMSIICKVLLNEARAGMVSSITVLAIGLLSYSAAAGMIGGGGLGDLAIRYGYYRYQMEVIIFIVAILVLLVILIQGIGNRLARKLDKR; encoded by the coding sequence ATGGCAGATTTAACATTTGAAAGTGCTGTTGCGACCATCGTCAGCATGAAGGGCGAAATTATCCAAGCCTTGGGCGAAACCTTTATTATGGTCGGCCTATCGACTACTTTCGCCGTTATCTTCGGTACGGTTTTGGGCGTATTGCTGTTTGTGACATCAAGTCATCAGTTGCACTACAACAAACAGCTGAATTTGTTTTTAGACAACCTGGTCAACCTGATGCGTGCATTCCCTTTCGTCATCCTGATGATTGCCATGATTCCTGTTACACGCGCCATCATCGGCACGACCATCGGCCCGGTTGCCGCCTCATTGGTATTGAGCGTATCCGGCCTGTTCTACTTCGCCCGCCTGGTCGAGCAAAACCTGCGCGAAGTACCCAGAGGCGTGATTGAAGCGGCCTCCGCAATGGGTGCTTCCCCCATGAGCATCATCTGCAAAGTGCTTTTGAATGAAGCACGCGCTGGTATGGTTTCCAGCATTACAGTATTGGCTATCGGCCTTCTGTCATACAGCGCGGCGGCAGGTATGATCGGCGGTGGCGGTTTGGGTGACCTTGCCATCCGTTACGGCTACTACCGCTATCAAATGGAAGTCATCATCTTCATCGTCGCCATCCTGGTTTTACTCGTTATCCTTATTCAAGGTATCGGCAACAGATTGGCACGCAAACTGGATAAACGTTAA
- the nosZ gene encoding TAT-dependent nitrous-oxide reductase, whose translation MSDEKLEQNGLSRRSFLGTAAASGAGIAGAGLLGLAGCSNGEGDKAAASGAAPAEKAAAHSAEPGKQTSEVGPGELDQYYGFLSGGQSGEMRLIGVPSMRELMRIPVFNMDSATGWGRTNESLRILNEKITPETRKFLQDSGLRCYPNGDLHHPHLSFTDQTYDGRYAYANDKANNRVCRIRLDVMKTDKIVEIPNVSGVHGLRPQRYPKTGYVFANGEHIVPVDGVGKWDDPKTWNAVYTAVDGETMDIAWQVLVDGNLDNGDADYQGKYSFSTCYNSERALTVQGASSNEQDWCVVFNLAAIEEGIKKGDFKEVNGVKMLDGRAEANSPYTRYIPVPNSPHGCNASPDGKYIMLNGKLSPTVTVLDVSKLDDLFAGKIKERDVVVAEPQLGLGPLHTAFDGRGNAYTTLFIDSQMVKWNIDDAIKAYKGEKIDPIKQKLDVHYQPGHNHTTMGETKEADGKWLVSLNKFSKDRFLNAGPLKPECDQLIDISGDEMRLVHDNPTFAEPHDLCLVAASKVNPSKTWDRKDPWFWQEALEQAQKDGVELEKAAKVVREGNKVRVYMTAVAPAYSVPQFEVNQGDEVTVYVTNVETIEDLTHGFTLEGYGIAMEIGPQATSSVTFKAVRPGVHWYYCQWFCHALHMEMSGQMIVKPK comes from the coding sequence ATGTCAGACGAAAAATTAGAACAAAACGGCTTAAGCCGTCGTTCATTCTTAGGTACTGCCGCTGCTTCCGGTGCAGGTATTGCCGGTGCCGGTTTGTTGGGCTTGGCCGGTTGCTCTAACGGCGAGGGTGATAAAGCTGCTGCTTCCGGTGCTGCACCTGCCGAAAAAGCCGCTGCTCATTCTGCCGAGCCGGGCAAACAAACTTCCGAAGTCGGTCCGGGCGAACTTGACCAATACTACGGTTTCTTGTCAGGCGGTCAATCAGGCGAAATGCGCTTGATCGGCGTACCTTCTATGCGTGAGTTGATGCGTATCCCTGTATTCAATATGGATAGCGCTACTGGTTGGGGTCGTACCAACGAGAGCCTGCGTATTTTGAATGAAAAAATTACGCCGGAAACCCGTAAATTCCTGCAAGACAGCGGTCTGCGCTGCTACCCTAACGGCGACTTGCACCACCCGCACTTGTCTTTTACCGATCAAACTTACGACGGCCGCTATGCATATGCCAACGATAAAGCAAATAACCGCGTTTGCCGTATCCGCTTGGATGTGATGAAAACCGATAAAATCGTTGAAATTCCAAACGTTTCAGGTGTTCACGGTCTGCGTCCTCAACGCTATCCGAAAACTGGCTACGTATTTGCCAACGGCGAGCATATCGTTCCTGTTGACGGCGTAGGCAAATGGGATGATCCTAAAACTTGGAATGCCGTTTATACTGCAGTTGACGGCGAAACCATGGACATCGCATGGCAAGTATTGGTAGACGGTAACTTGGATAATGGCGATGCCGACTACCAAGGTAAATACTCTTTCTCTACCTGCTATAACTCTGAACGCGCTCTGACTGTACAAGGTGCTTCTTCTAACGAGCAAGACTGGTGTGTGGTATTTAACCTGGCCGCCATCGAAGAAGGCATCAAAAAAGGCGACTTCAAAGAAGTTAACGGCGTGAAAATGTTGGACGGTCGTGCGGAAGCCAACTCTCCATACACTCGTTACATCCCGGTTCCTAACTCTCCTCACGGCTGTAATGCAAGCCCTGACGGCAAATACATCATGCTCAACGGTAAACTGTCTCCAACCGTTACCGTATTGGATGTCAGCAAACTGGATGACTTGTTTGCAGGTAAAATCAAAGAGCGCGATGTTGTCGTAGCCGAGCCTCAACTGGGTCTTGGCCCATTACACACTGCATTTGACGGTCGCGGCAATGCCTATACCACATTGTTTATCGACAGCCAAATGGTGAAATGGAACATCGACGATGCGATTAAAGCCTATAAAGGCGAGAAAATCGATCCGATCAAACAAAAACTCGACGTTCACTATCAACCTGGCCACAACCACACTACCATGGGCGAAACCAAAGAAGCCGACGGTAAATGGTTGGTATCTTTGAACAAGTTCTCTAAAGACCGCTTCTTGAATGCCGGTCCTTTGAAACCTGAGTGTGACCAATTGATCGACATCTCCGGCGACGAAATGCGTCTGGTGCATGACAATCCGACTTTTGCCGAACCACACGACTTGTGCTTGGTTGCCGCGTCTAAAGTAAACCCAAGTAAAACTTGGGACCGCAAAGACCCATGGTTCTGGCAAGAAGCTTTGGAACAAGCTCAAAAAGACGGTGTTGAGCTTGAAAAAGCTGCCAAAGTCGTACGTGAAGGCAACAAAGTACGCGTGTACATGACTGCCGTTGCGCCTGCTTACAGCGTTCCTCAATTTGAAGTGAATCAAGGCGACGAAGTTACCGTATATGTAACCAACGTTGAGACCATTGAAGACTTGACTCACGGCTTTACTTTGGAAGGTTATGGCATTGCTATGGAGATTGGCCCGCAAGCTACATCTTCTGTAACCTTCAAAGCTGTCCGTCCAGGTGTACACTGGTACTACTGCCAATGGTTCTGCCACGCATTGCACATGGAAATGTCTGGCCAAATGATTGTTAAACCAAAATAA
- a CDS encoding NosR/NirI family protein: MMIVSLPAYAERLPDFLAKIQPSEIFPGADRYGKPEGKPLVARVYKGEEQLGLVYITTDVVNTRGYSSKPIDTMVALANDGTIAGAKLVEHHEPIMLIGIPQSRVDKFIDKYIGLNFIKNPPQPGVAPADIISGATVTLMVINDSIQRSVKSVIHQYHLGTDKATQAGAAAASGEQAANEPAVQTRPRRAVNPDKQDIQSWNALLEQKAVGHLHISVDDINKLFEKGGKAGVADHAEQGDGNDTFVDLYVALVSQPSIGKSLLGEAGWNNLQKRLQPGQQAIMVAGEGRYSWKGSGYVRGGIFDRIEMIQGDTSFRFTDAQHERVVALAAEGAPAFKEVSWFTIPEGVEFDAAEPWRLQLMIQRVLSVNDKAFVTADLDYELPKGYYVDDPKAPPVEISAPVEQVAAAASAPESTGIAEDATAGDDGVSNQLWKQVWKAKQGQIIVVGIALTILLLVFLFQDWIVRYEKWYDRFRLCFLTFTLVYIGWYAQAQLSVVNTLTLFSAILTEFHWEFFLMDPLVFILWLFTAATMLLWNRGTFCGWLCPFGSLQELTNRLAKKLGVKQITVPHLLHTRLTAIKYVIFFGLLAISLYDLGTAEKFAEVEPFKTAIILKFMREWWFVMFAAALLIAGLFIERFFCRYLCPLGAGIALPGRFRVFDWLRRYKMCGNPCQICTHECPVQAIAPEGDIHPNECIQCLHCQVMYHHDTRCPQVVATNKKKQKQAAAKAEQHDAAATQNAQEQVVQFVKKESAISVDK, encoded by the coding sequence ATGATGATAGTAAGCCTACCTGCTTACGCAGAGCGCTTGCCTGATTTCTTGGCAAAAATTCAGCCTTCTGAAATTTTTCCTGGTGCTGATCGTTACGGCAAACCTGAAGGTAAGCCTTTGGTTGCTCGTGTATATAAAGGCGAAGAGCAGCTTGGCTTGGTTTATATCACGACTGATGTGGTCAATACGCGTGGTTATTCGAGTAAGCCGATTGATACGATGGTCGCATTGGCCAATGATGGCACTATTGCGGGAGCAAAATTGGTTGAACACCATGAACCAATTATGCTGATTGGTATTCCGCAATCCCGTGTCGATAAATTCATTGATAAATATATTGGCTTAAATTTTATTAAAAATCCTCCTCAGCCAGGTGTGGCTCCTGCTGATATCATCAGCGGTGCGACTGTAACGTTGATGGTGATTAATGACAGTATTCAGCGTTCTGTCAAATCGGTTATTCATCAATATCATTTGGGTACGGATAAAGCGACTCAAGCCGGTGCTGCTGCCGCTTCTGGTGAGCAGGCTGCAAATGAGCCTGCGGTTCAAACCCGTCCCCGTCGTGCTGTGAATCCTGATAAACAAGACATTCAGTCTTGGAATGCGTTGTTAGAACAAAAAGCTGTTGGTCATCTGCATATTTCTGTTGACGATATCAACAAACTGTTTGAAAAAGGCGGTAAAGCCGGTGTTGCAGATCATGCAGAGCAGGGAGATGGTAACGATACATTCGTTGATTTATATGTTGCTTTGGTCAGCCAACCTTCTATCGGTAAAAGCCTTTTAGGTGAAGCCGGTTGGAATAATCTGCAAAAACGTTTGCAACCAGGTCAACAGGCAATTATGGTTGCCGGTGAAGGCCGATACTCTTGGAAAGGCTCAGGCTATGTGCGTGGCGGTATCTTCGACCGTATCGAAATGATTCAGGGCGATACCAGCTTCCGTTTTACCGATGCACAACATGAGCGTGTAGTTGCTTTGGCAGCGGAAGGTGCGCCTGCATTTAAAGAGGTTTCTTGGTTTACTATCCCTGAAGGTGTGGAATTTGATGCTGCCGAGCCATGGCGTTTACAACTGATGATTCAACGTGTGTTGAGCGTTAACGATAAAGCTTTCGTAACTGCAGATTTGGATTACGAATTGCCAAAAGGCTACTATGTCGATGATCCAAAAGCACCACCTGTTGAAATCAGCGCGCCGGTTGAGCAAGTTGCGGCTGCAGCTTCAGCACCTGAAAGTACGGGTATTGCCGAAGATGCGACTGCCGGTGATGATGGTGTTTCCAACCAACTTTGGAAACAAGTTTGGAAAGCCAAACAAGGTCAAATTATTGTTGTCGGTATTGCTTTGACAATTCTCCTGTTGGTATTCTTGTTCCAAGACTGGATTGTACGTTACGAAAAATGGTATGACCGTTTCCGCCTCTGCTTCCTGACATTTACCCTGGTTTATATTGGTTGGTATGCGCAAGCGCAATTATCGGTTGTCAATACATTAACCTTGTTCTCCGCAATTTTGACTGAATTCCACTGGGAATTCTTCCTGATGGATCCGCTGGTGTTCATTCTGTGGCTCTTTACAGCGGCAACTATGCTGTTGTGGAACAGGGGTACGTTCTGTGGCTGGCTGTGTCCTTTCGGTTCATTGCAGGAGTTGACCAATCGCCTTGCTAAAAAACTGGGCGTAAAACAAATTACTGTGCCACATCTGTTGCATACGCGCCTGACAGCCATTAAATATGTTATCTTCTTCGGTTTGCTGGCTATTTCCCTGTACGACTTGGGCACTGCTGAAAAATTTGCAGAAGTTGAACCTTTCAAAACTGCGATTATTTTGAAATTCATGCGTGAATGGTGGTTTGTTATGTTCGCCGCCGCTTTGCTGATTGCAGGCTTGTTCATCGAACGTTTCTTCTGCCGTTATCTGTGTCCTTTGGGTGCAGGTATTGCATTGCCGGGCCGCTTCCGTGTGTTTGATTGGCTGCGCCGTTATAAAATGTGCGGTAACCCATGCCAGATTTGTACACACGAATGTCCCGTACAGGCAATCGCACCTGAAGGCGACATTCATCCGAACGAATGTATCCAATGTCTGCATTGTCAGGTAATGTATCATCACGATACGCGTTGTCCTCAAGTAGTGGCAACGAATAAGAAAAAACAAAAACAAGCGGCGGCAAAAGCTGAACAGCATGATGCGGCAGCGACGCAAAATGCTCAAGAACAAGTCGTCCAGTTTGTTAAAAAAGAATCGGCAATCAGTGTCGACAAGTAG
- a CDS encoding ABC transporter permease, translating into MNPVWIITGKEVRDSLRNRWVLAAALLLAALALSLGFLGSSPTGSVKVDPLTVTVVSLSSLSIFLIPLIAMLLSYDALIGEIERGTMALLLSYPISRNQILAGKFIGHLIILALATTAGYGLAGITLQLANGGFDIAAWQPFALLIAASVILGAAFLSMGYLISAKVKERGTAAGIAIGVWLFFVVIFDMALLGVLVADTEQVITAPVVETVLLFNPADIYRLLNLTGYENTAMYAGMAGLSEQISLSMPILLTAQVLWVIIPLILAAWIFGKRQI; encoded by the coding sequence ATGAACCCCGTTTGGATTATTACCGGCAAAGAAGTCCGAGACAGCCTGCGCAACCGTTGGGTTCTTGCCGCCGCACTTTTGCTTGCCGCATTGGCACTGTCATTAGGCTTTCTCGGCAGCTCGCCTACCGGTTCGGTCAAGGTTGATCCCTTGACGGTAACTGTAGTCAGTCTGTCCAGCCTGTCTATCTTCTTGATCCCGCTGATTGCGATGTTGCTCTCTTATGATGCACTGATCGGCGAAATCGAGCGCGGTACAATGGCGTTGTTGCTAAGTTACCCCATCTCGCGCAACCAAATCCTTGCCGGTAAATTTATCGGCCACCTCATCATTCTTGCCCTTGCTACCACCGCAGGCTACGGATTGGCAGGTATTACCCTTCAGCTTGCCAACGGCGGTTTTGATATTGCCGCATGGCAACCTTTCGCCCTTTTGATTGCTGCCAGCGTGATTCTTGGCGCAGCCTTTTTGTCCATGGGCTATTTGATCAGCGCAAAAGTTAAAGAACGCGGTACAGCCGCCGGTATCGCCATCGGCGTATGGCTGTTTTTTGTCGTTATTTTCGATATGGCGCTTTTGGGTGTTTTGGTTGCCGATACCGAACAAGTCATTACCGCGCCTGTAGTGGAAACCGTTCTTTTGTTCAACCCCGCAGACATTTACCGTCTGCTGAACCTGACGGGTTACGAAAATACAGCCATGTATGCCGGCATGGCAGGTTTGAGCGAACAAATCAGCCTGAGTATGCCTATTTTGCTGACGGCTCAGGTATTATGGGTTATCATTCCTTTGATTTTAGCCGCCTGGATTTTCGGAAAGCGACAAATATGA
- a CDS encoding nitrous oxide reductase accessory protein NosL, producing MRKILLTTFTLIALAACSKQDNSPPPAPQQISDSAVGHYCSMNLTEHNGPKAQIFLNGKPDKPVWFSTIKQMFGYTKLPEEPKGIHAIYVTDMGKVKDWEKPNADTEWIDAKKAYYVIESSFIGGMGAEDALPFADKAQAEKFAKEKGGRVVGFAEMPDEYIFK from the coding sequence ATGAGAAAAATATTATTGACAACCTTCACACTCATCGCATTAGCAGCCTGCAGCAAGCAGGATAACAGCCCTCCGCCTGCGCCCCAACAAATCAGCGACAGCGCAGTCGGTCATTACTGCAGCATGAATTTGACTGAACACAACGGCCCTAAAGCGCAAATCTTCTTGAACGGCAAACCTGACAAACCGGTTTGGTTTTCCACTATCAAGCAGATGTTCGGTTACACCAAACTGCCCGAAGAGCCTAAAGGCATTCATGCCATCTATGTTACCGATATGGGTAAAGTCAAAGATTGGGAAAAACCCAATGCCGACACTGAATGGATAGATGCGAAAAAGGCCTATTACGTTATTGAAAGCAGCTTTATCGGCGGCATGGGTGCGGAAGATGCGCTTCCGTTTGCCGACAAGGCTCAGGCTGAAAAATTCGCCAAAGAAAAAGGCGGCAGAGTAGTCGGTTTTGCAGAGATGCCCGACGAATACATTTTCAAATAA
- a CDS encoding FAD:protein FMN transferase, whose translation MSTPLTRRRFIAIATTLAAGAGIPFAISRKTNRPTHSAGPNQEGQPVIWKGIALGSGAELRLFGIGRRQAEILVNKVLAEVLRLEKIFSLYRDDSLISRLNREGRLKNPPSDFLQLLSISRDIHQLTQGAFDPSIQPLWNLYADHFRRNPKTETPPSERSIKDTLKLVDFNKVDFDTKEIRFAQKGMGLSLNGIAQGYITDKVVELLKQQGVTQALIDMGEIYGFDNANQREWNVSIRNPDQEDQILTTIAMKNQAFATSGGYGTVMDEAGKFTHLFDPRTGGSQPRYKSMSVMAESAAVADAFSTAFSIMDEAAIRTAAQVKKAQVWLVMPNNELKKIGD comes from the coding sequence ATGTCCACCCCTTTAACGCGTCGCCGCTTCATTGCCATCGCCACCACACTTGCCGCCGGTGCCGGCATTCCCTTTGCCATCAGCCGAAAAACCAATCGGCCGACTCATTCAGCCGGCCCGAATCAAGAAGGGCAGCCTGTTATCTGGAAAGGGATTGCATTAGGCTCGGGTGCAGAATTGCGTTTGTTCGGTATTGGGCGCAGGCAGGCGGAAATATTGGTCAACAAAGTATTGGCGGAAGTTTTACGGTTGGAAAAAATCTTCAGCCTGTATCGGGACGACAGCCTAATCAGCCGTTTAAACCGAGAAGGCCGTCTGAAAAATCCGCCATCCGATTTTTTACAGCTGCTCAGTATCAGCCGAGATATCCATCAGCTGACGCAAGGTGCATTTGATCCTAGCATTCAGCCATTGTGGAATCTGTATGCCGATCATTTCAGGCGAAACCCAAAAACCGAAACGCCACCATCTGAGCGCAGTATCAAAGACACGCTTAAATTAGTGGATTTCAACAAAGTCGATTTTGATACCAAAGAAATCCGTTTTGCCCAAAAAGGCATGGGCTTGTCGCTCAACGGCATTGCGCAGGGCTATATCACTGATAAAGTAGTCGAGTTATTAAAGCAGCAAGGCGTTACCCAGGCATTGATTGATATGGGAGAGATTTACGGCTTTGATAATGCCAACCAGCGCGAGTGGAATGTCAGCATTCGCAATCCCGACCAAGAAGACCAAATCTTGACCACCATTGCCATGAAAAATCAAGCGTTTGCCACATCGGGCGGCTATGGCACGGTAATGGACGAGGCAGGCAAATTTACCCATCTGTTTGACCCGCGCACAGGCGGAAGCCAGCCGCGTTATAAAAGCATGAGTGTCATGGCGGAGAGTGCGGCGGTTGCCGATGCCTTTTCTACCGCATTCTCCATTATGGATGAGGCGGCCATCCGTACTGCGGCTCAAGTTAAAAAGGCACAGGTTTGGCTGGTGATGCCGAATAATGAATTGAAGAAGATTGGAGACTGA